Proteins encoded by one window of Gemmatimonadales bacterium:
- a CDS encoding Ada metal-binding domain-containing protein: MQRYRLLAADGSFRDSVVPGQLAGNRRSRIYGRLDCPSAIRVLQKGYAKWRVFFADEAAAVAVWYRPCGRCLPIEYRAWKLTCSDPRRG; encoded by the coding sequence ATGCAGCGGTATCGTCTACTCGCGGCCGATGGGTCATTCCGGGATAGCGTGGTGCCCGGCCAGCTCGCGGGCAACCGGCGGAGCCGGATCTATGGGCGGCTGGATTGTCCGTCGGCGATCCGGGTGTTGCAGAAGGGTTACGCGAAGTGGCGGGTGTTCTTTGCGGATGAGGCGGCGGCTGTGGCGGTGTGGTATCGGCCGTGTGGCAGGTGCCTGCCGATTGAGTATCGGGCCTGGAAACTCACTTGC